Proteins found in one Pyxidicoccus trucidator genomic segment:
- a CDS encoding DUF3052 family protein has protein sequence MTPYALASLPAMLGIRAGSKVSVINPPRGFVQKLNPLPDGVEFLITAVTGLDVILFFTSDAQELVQRLPALARAMALTGGIWVCWPGGEGVKTSLSEDFVRHAALDIGLVDNKICTIDATWTGLRLVRRPRGRLDKPEGRKQVPAQA, from the coding sequence ATGACGCCCTACGCGCTGGCATCCCTGCCGGCCATGCTGGGCATCCGGGCCGGGTCCAAGGTCTCCGTCATCAACCCGCCGCGGGGCTTCGTGCAGAAGCTCAACCCGCTGCCGGATGGGGTGGAGTTCCTCATCACCGCGGTCACAGGCCTGGATGTCATCCTCTTCTTCACCTCGGACGCCCAGGAATTGGTGCAGCGCCTGCCCGCCCTGGCGCGCGCCATGGCCCTGACGGGCGGCATCTGGGTGTGCTGGCCCGGCGGCGAGGGCGTCAAGACGAGCCTCTCCGAGGACTTCGTCCGCCACGCGGCCCTCGACATCGGCCTGGTGGACAACAAAATCTGCACCATCGACGCCACCTGGACGGGCCTGAGACTCGTCCGCCGGCCTCGCGGGCGACTGGACAAGCCCGAGGGCCGCAAGCAGGTCCCCGCCCAGGCCTGA
- a CDS encoding YhjD/YihY/BrkB family envelope integrity protein, whose translation MTANPLPWLRATRARAQAWAVRLWTPFEATQVGRFATDTFMAARTVAQGFRGENLRLRAAALTYISMFSLVPLLTVALVLLTAFHQDGFKAELRRVVGELLDPGVVGKTSVFLDRFLQPSNRIAIGSAGFLAVMLSAGSLLRQLDGAVNELWGIRRQRPWGVRLLIYAGLLVLGPFFLAVSFSGTGKVRDFLQSHAPHAPSFILLGTTLIAVASLTLLYYWTPYSHVRVRSALAGGLVAGLGWIVAKQVYAEFAVRSFRHNPIYASLSALPLFLAWVYVSWLLLLFGARLSYAVEHAAFRDSLFAFGSHPRAYELVGARIAQEATLAWVDGTQAPTPRELATRLRVPESLVHEVVDRMVEAELLERLRRGGVRPARDPATLTLADTTLAVHGVMISGDAESWEGPRAPGFEQMEPLFQAADCAGLDMLRRTRWLDLVVPLRPGLAEAVPAPPRRVAAGGNP comes from the coding sequence ATGACGGCCAATCCGCTTCCGTGGCTGAGGGCGACTCGCGCCAGGGCGCAGGCCTGGGCCGTCCGGCTCTGGACGCCCTTCGAAGCCACCCAGGTGGGGCGCTTCGCGACGGACACCTTCATGGCGGCGCGGACCGTCGCCCAGGGCTTCCGCGGGGAGAACCTCCGGCTGCGGGCCGCCGCGCTCACCTACATCAGCATGTTCTCGCTGGTGCCGCTGCTGACGGTGGCGCTGGTGCTGCTCACCGCCTTCCACCAGGACGGCTTCAAGGCCGAGCTGCGCCGCGTCGTGGGCGAGCTGCTGGACCCCGGGGTGGTGGGGAAGACGTCCGTGTTCCTCGACCGGTTCCTGCAGCCCAGCAACCGCATCGCCATCGGCAGCGCGGGCTTTCTCGCGGTCATGCTGTCGGCGGGCTCGCTGCTGCGACAGCTCGATGGCGCGGTGAACGAGCTGTGGGGCATCCGTCGCCAGCGTCCGTGGGGCGTGCGCCTGCTCATCTACGCGGGCCTCCTGGTGCTGGGCCCCTTCTTCCTCGCCGTCTCCTTCTCCGGGACGGGCAAGGTCCGCGACTTCCTGCAGAGCCACGCGCCCCACGCCCCCTCCTTCATCCTGCTGGGCACCACGCTCATCGCCGTGGCCAGCCTCACCCTGCTGTACTACTGGACGCCCTACTCCCACGTGCGGGTGCGCTCGGCGCTCGCGGGAGGACTGGTGGCCGGCCTCGGGTGGATTGTCGCCAAGCAGGTCTACGCCGAGTTCGCCGTCCGCAGCTTCCGCCACAACCCCATCTACGCCTCCCTCAGCGCCCTGCCCCTGTTCCTCGCCTGGGTGTACGTGAGCTGGCTGCTGCTCCTCTTCGGCGCGCGGCTCTCCTACGCGGTGGAGCACGCCGCCTTCCGGGACTCGCTCTTCGCCTTCGGGAGCCATCCGCGCGCGTACGAGCTGGTAGGCGCCCGCATCGCCCAGGAGGCCACGCTGGCCTGGGTGGATGGGACGCAAGCTCCCACGCCCCGCGAACTGGCGACCCGGCTCCGGGTCCCCGAGTCGCTCGTCCACGAGGTCGTCGACCGCATGGTGGAAGCAGAGCTGCTGGAGCGCCTGCGCCGGGGCGGCGTCCGTCCCGCCAGGGACCCGGCCACCCTCACCCTGGCGGACACCACGCTGGCCGTGCACGGGGTGATGATCAGCGGCGACGCCGAGAGCTGGGAAGGCCCCCGCGCCCCCGGCTTCGAGCAGATGGAGCCCCTCTTCCAGGCGGCCGACTGTGCCGGCCTCGACATGCTGCGCCGCACCCGGTGGCTGGACCTCGTGGTGCCACTGCGTCCGGGACTGGCCGAGGCCGTGCCCGCCCCACCTCGAAGGGTTGCGGCTGGCGGAAATCCGTAG
- a CDS encoding acylphosphatase, translating into MSGTRRVTLRIQGKVQGVFFRESARTEAVRLGLTGWVRNRSDGAVEAVVEGAPAVLEEFIRWCQRGPTQARVSGVERMDGEATGEFSQFIVERTS; encoded by the coding sequence ATGAGTGGCACGCGGCGGGTAACGCTGCGAATCCAGGGCAAGGTGCAGGGCGTCTTCTTCCGGGAGAGCGCCCGCACCGAAGCCGTGCGCCTGGGGCTCACCGGGTGGGTGCGCAACCGCTCCGACGGCGCCGTGGAGGCCGTGGTGGAGGGAGCGCCCGCAGTGCTGGAAGAATTCATCCGCTGGTGTCAGCGCGGTCCAACCCAGGCTAGGGTGTCGGGCGTGGAGCGTATGGACGGCGAAGCCACTGGCGAGTTCAGTCAATTCATCGTGGAGCGCACGTCATGA
- a CDS encoding Rne/Rng family ribonuclease: MSSILVINAAGRETRVALVEGGHIAEFYLERKKDKGVVGNIYKGRVVRVLPGMQAAFVDIGLEKAAFLYVSDVVYDPDFARAQFELTEGEHEDAPEVPTESEADAAEAAHVHHPLVEAEVEEVAGEPAAHLPVSESLPRDTVMELAANAPAVSIPERTPAPVDAEAEAPAAVEAPAASAAPEVAVAPSEAPAPAAPVTEAVQTAPMTEAPAPVVSEGSSEAAIAATSVESAASAPSEESLTAAALAVAMLPPEPPPASATALSEIIPPPAGAESAPAQAARPAEVSGERRTPREAREAREPRAREGREKDREKDKGRRPPEEKRRDKRDDEKEKPKQRRTDKIEDLLKVGQEVVVQISKDPIGTKGARLTSHISIPGRHLVFMPTVDHVGISRRISNEKERRRLREIVDKLRPPGTGFIVRTVAENVPQEKLESDIRFLIEVWNQVVRRNEKRGGPGLLHPDLDLILRATRDLFAHDVEKLVVDDREEYERILGFVTAQDPALRDRVALHEGDDTVFDAYGIEQELQRATQRKVWLKSGGYLIIDQAEALTAIDVNSGRYVGKKSLEETITKINVEAAKEIVYQLRLRNIGGIIICDFIDMEKAQNRDKVFKSLQEALGRDKAKTNVLRISELGLVEMTRKRVRESIGRMLHEDCPYCDGNGFVKTATTVAYEIFREIRREAPGYKDSTLVINCNAEVARLLQGEERNELRHLMDRYNKSIQVKAQQNYHREQYDIYGRSATGPEHKVASSPGSGDGELAMQQRKPDSNGGGGYGRQDQGRRGGGRDRDRGGERGDRGGGERGERGDRGGGDRGGDRRDGRRPDRGGDRPRGDRGGEQRGGGEQRGGGEQRGGGEQRGGERGDRGGEQRGGERGERGGDRGGERGERRGGESRGERGDRGGERGGGQGSSGGSGSGGSEGGGAPTPPTPPTSSGGSEPSGGGTT; encoded by the coding sequence ATGAGCAGCATCCTGGTCATCAACGCCGCGGGTCGCGAGACGCGCGTGGCGCTCGTAGAGGGCGGCCACATCGCGGAGTTCTACCTCGAGCGTAAGAAGGACAAGGGAGTCGTCGGAAACATCTACAAGGGTCGGGTCGTCCGGGTGCTCCCGGGCATGCAGGCCGCCTTCGTGGACATCGGCCTGGAGAAGGCCGCCTTCCTCTACGTCAGTGACGTCGTCTACGACCCCGACTTCGCGCGCGCCCAGTTCGAGCTGACCGAGGGCGAGCACGAGGACGCGCCGGAAGTCCCCACCGAGTCCGAGGCCGACGCGGCCGAGGCCGCCCACGTCCACCACCCCCTGGTGGAGGCCGAGGTGGAGGAGGTGGCCGGCGAGCCCGCCGCGCACCTCCCCGTGTCCGAGTCCCTGCCCCGCGACACCGTCATGGAGCTGGCCGCCAACGCGCCGGCCGTGAGCATTCCGGAGCGCACTCCCGCTCCGGTGGACGCCGAGGCCGAGGCGCCGGCCGCCGTGGAGGCCCCTGCGGCCAGCGCGGCTCCCGAGGTGGCGGTAGCTCCTTCCGAGGCGCCCGCCCCGGCGGCTCCAGTGACTGAGGCGGTGCAGACCGCCCCGATGACCGAGGCGCCCGCGCCCGTTGTTTCGGAGGGCTCCTCCGAGGCGGCCATCGCGGCCACCTCCGTGGAGTCGGCCGCATCGGCCCCTTCCGAGGAGAGCCTCACCGCCGCGGCGCTGGCCGTGGCGATGCTGCCGCCCGAGCCTCCGCCGGCCTCCGCCACCGCGCTGAGCGAAATCATCCCCCCGCCCGCTGGCGCCGAGTCCGCGCCGGCCCAGGCCGCGCGTCCCGCCGAGGTCTCCGGTGAGCGCCGCACGCCCCGCGAGGCGCGGGAGGCTCGCGAGCCCCGCGCCCGGGAGGGACGGGAGAAGGACCGCGAGAAGGACAAGGGCCGGCGCCCGCCGGAGGAGAAGCGCCGCGACAAGCGCGACGACGAGAAGGAGAAGCCCAAGCAGCGCCGGACGGACAAGATTGAAGACCTGCTGAAGGTGGGCCAGGAGGTCGTCGTCCAGATTTCCAAGGACCCCATCGGCACGAAGGGCGCGCGCCTCACCTCGCACATCTCCATCCCCGGCCGTCACCTGGTGTTCATGCCCACGGTGGACCACGTGGGCATCAGCCGCCGCATCTCCAACGAGAAGGAGCGCCGCCGGCTGCGCGAAATCGTGGACAAGCTGCGCCCGCCCGGGACGGGCTTCATCGTCCGCACGGTGGCGGAGAACGTTCCCCAGGAGAAGCTGGAGAGCGACATCCGGTTCCTCATCGAGGTGTGGAACCAGGTGGTGCGCCGTAACGAGAAGCGCGGCGGCCCCGGCCTGCTGCACCCGGACCTGGACCTCATCCTGCGCGCCACGCGCGACCTCTTCGCGCATGACGTGGAGAAGCTCGTCGTCGATGACCGCGAGGAGTACGAGCGCATCCTCGGCTTCGTCACCGCACAGGACCCCGCGCTGCGGGACAGGGTGGCCCTGCACGAGGGCGACGACACCGTCTTCGACGCGTACGGCATCGAGCAGGAGCTGCAGCGTGCCACCCAGCGCAAGGTGTGGCTGAAGAGCGGCGGCTACCTCATCATCGACCAGGCCGAGGCGCTCACCGCCATCGACGTCAACTCGGGCCGCTACGTCGGCAAGAAGAGCCTCGAAGAGACGATTACGAAGATCAACGTCGAGGCGGCCAAGGAGATTGTCTACCAGCTCCGGCTGCGCAACATCGGCGGCATCATCATCTGCGACTTCATCGACATGGAGAAGGCGCAGAACCGGGACAAGGTCTTCAAGTCGCTGCAGGAGGCACTGGGCCGCGACAAGGCCAAGACGAACGTGCTGCGCATCTCCGAGCTGGGCCTCGTGGAGATGACGCGCAAGCGCGTGCGCGAGTCCATCGGCCGCATGCTCCACGAGGACTGCCCGTACTGCGACGGCAACGGCTTCGTGAAGACGGCCACCACGGTGGCGTACGAAATCTTCCGGGAGATTCGCCGCGAGGCTCCGGGCTACAAGGACTCCACGCTGGTCATCAACTGCAACGCGGAAGTCGCGCGGCTGCTCCAGGGCGAGGAGCGCAACGAGCTGCGCCACCTGATGGACCGGTACAACAAGTCCATCCAGGTCAAGGCGCAGCAGAACTACCACCGCGAGCAGTATGACATCTACGGCCGCTCGGCCACGGGCCCCGAGCACAAGGTGGCCTCGTCGCCGGGCTCCGGTGACGGCGAGCTGGCCATGCAGCAGCGCAAGCCGGACAGCAACGGCGGCGGTGGCTACGGGCGCCAGGACCAGGGCCGCAGGGGCGGCGGCCGCGACAGGGACCGTGGTGGTGAGCGCGGCGACCGTGGCGGTGGCGAGCGCGGTGAGCGCGGCGACCGGGGTGGTGGTGACCGGGGCGGTGACAGGCGCGATGGCCGGCGTCCCGACCGGGGCGGCGACCGTCCCCGGGGCGACCGGGGCGGCGAGCAGCGTGGTGGCGGCGAGCAGCGCGGTGGCGGCGAGCAGCGCGGTGGCGGCGAGCAGCGTGGTGGCGAGCGCGGAGACCGTGGCGGCGAACAGCGCGGTGGCGAGCGCGGTGAGCGCGGCGGAGACCGGGGTGGTGAACGGGGCGAGCGCCGTGGCGGTGAGTCACGGGGTGAGCGCGGGGACCGTGGCGGCGAGCGCGGCGGCGGTCAGGGTTCGTCTGGTGGAAGCGGCTCTGGTGGAAGCGAAGGCGGTGGCGCACCGACGCCTCCGACTCCGCCCACGTCGTCGGGCGGCTCGGAGCCGTCGGGCGGCGGCACGACCTGA